A section of the Cytophagia bacterium CHB2 genome encodes:
- a CDS encoding IS1634 family transposase, whose translation MSCRGAKSFCSAELLPSQRHHGKQAAPEWAEVNVSAVRTERPRRFGDVWLALELLRRLHLDRFFQNQLASTRPDIAWADLATIVIVARFCEPSSELYIAEHFYKNSALADLLGIPANKIYDNRLYRALDPLLPHKDQLQQHLKERFGKLFQINYDLMLYDVTSTYFEGEAAANPQAQHGHSRDHRSDCKQVCIALVVTKEGIPLGYEIFAGNTHDSKTVEDIVTKMEKLYGKADRIWIMDRGMTSPKTLTLLNEEHRRYILGMPKSQLKYFAAELEQEGWQTIREGLEVKLCSASLGREEEVFILCRSAARAAKEKAIHDRFLKCLEAELCQLQKSCDTGRVPSAQLAERRLGRLLERHQRAAAFFTITVRDNNGMVQVTWSQCEPQKTWAQISEGCYVLRSNVKNWTATELWQAYIQLTDAEAAFRIHKNDLELRPIWHQKEKRVHAHILVCFLAYVLWKCFGQMCKQAGLGDEPRKVIAELKNLQLTDVVLPTRKGIDIHLRCVSKPDPDLALLMHKLKLKPPVRLTPDHNL comes from the coding sequence TTGTCCTGCCGCGGCGCAAAATCATTCTGCTCAGCAGAACTCTTGCCTTCACAACGCCACCACGGAAAACAGGCCGCTCCAGAATGGGCAGAAGTGAATGTCAGCGCCGTGCGCACGGAACGTCCACGCCGGTTTGGTGATGTGTGGCTGGCGTTGGAACTGCTCCGCCGGTTGCACCTGGATCGTTTCTTTCAAAACCAATTGGCGAGCACACGCCCCGACATTGCTTGGGCGGATTTGGCCACCATCGTGATCGTGGCGCGCTTCTGTGAGCCCAGCAGCGAGCTTTATATTGCCGAACATTTTTACAAGAACAGCGCCTTGGCTGATTTGCTCGGCATTCCGGCGAACAAGATTTATGACAATCGTCTGTATCGTGCTTTGGATCCTCTGCTGCCGCACAAAGACCAACTGCAACAACATCTCAAAGAACGCTTTGGCAAGCTGTTTCAAATCAACTATGATTTGATGTTATACGATGTCACGTCCACTTATTTTGAAGGCGAAGCGGCCGCCAATCCACAAGCCCAGCACGGCCATTCGCGTGATCACCGCAGCGATTGCAAGCAAGTCTGCATTGCGCTGGTGGTCACCAAAGAAGGGATTCCGTTAGGCTATGAAATTTTTGCCGGCAACACGCACGATTCCAAGACCGTCGAAGACATCGTCACCAAAATGGAAAAGCTCTATGGCAAAGCCGATCGCATTTGGATTATGGATCGTGGCATGACCAGCCCCAAGACCCTTACTTTGCTGAATGAAGAGCATCGCCGCTATATTCTGGGCATGCCCAAAAGCCAACTCAAGTACTTCGCCGCTGAACTCGAGCAAGAGGGCTGGCAAACGATTCGTGAAGGCCTGGAGGTTAAGCTCTGTTCCGCGTCGCTGGGCCGTGAAGAGGAGGTCTTCATCCTCTGTCGGAGCGCCGCACGAGCGGCCAAAGAAAAAGCCATTCATGATCGTTTTCTCAAATGTCTCGAAGCGGAATTGTGCCAGCTGCAAAAGAGCTGCGACACGGGTCGTGTTCCCAGCGCCCAACTTGCCGAACGTCGCCTCGGTCGTTTGTTGGAGCGCCATCAACGCGCCGCCGCATTTTTCACGATCACCGTCCGCGACAACAATGGCATGGTGCAGGTCACCTGGTCGCAGTGTGAGCCGCAAAAAACTTGGGCGCAAATCAGCGAAGGTTGTTATGTGTTGCGCAGCAACGTCAAAAATTGGACGGCCACCGAGTTGTGGCAAGCGTACATTCAATTAACGGACGCGGAAGCCGCCTTTCGCATTCACAAGAACGATCTTGAGTTGCGACCCATTTGGCATCAAAAAGAAAAACGTGTTCACGCTCATATCTTGGTCTGCTTCTTGGCCTATGTGCTGTGGAAATGTTTTGGCCAAATGTGCAAACAAGCGGGCTTGGGCGATGAGCCGCGCAAAGTGATTGCCGAACTCAAAAATCTCCAACTAACCGACGTGGTGCTGCCCACGCGCAAAGGTATCGACATTCACTTGCGTTGTGTTTCCAAACCCGACCCGGACTTGGCGCTTTTGATGCACAAACTCAAGCTCAAGCCGCCCGTGCGATTGACGCCCGATCACAATTTGTAG
- a CDS encoding N-acetylmuramoyl-L-alanine amidase translates to MKPHSANRQHFLQLLLLSLVLLTAQNCASSRYSRLAQLDREIIAVAQWGGTAVADSHKTHEIKVITLHHGGEEYKGDKPTPEYLVNLQNWSRTEKKWIDIPYHFLIDLEGKIYAGRALRYPGDTNTAYDPAGHALICVLGNYEIQYPSKRQREAVIDLFTWLCWRYQISPETIKGHKDVAEGTVCPGENLYVYLTTGELKKETTRRLQRLQARHVDDEQAK, encoded by the coding sequence ATGAAACCACATTCTGCCAACCGACAACACTTTCTGCAATTGCTGCTGCTCTCTCTCGTTCTGCTGACTGCTCAAAATTGCGCCTCTTCCCGATATAGCCGCCTCGCACAACTCGATCGTGAGATCATCGCCGTGGCGCAATGGGGCGGCACAGCAGTGGCGGATTCACACAAAACACACGAGATCAAGGTCATCACACTTCATCACGGCGGAGAAGAATACAAAGGCGACAAACCAACGCCGGAGTATCTCGTCAATTTGCAAAATTGGTCGCGCACTGAGAAAAAATGGATCGACATCCCGTATCATTTCTTGATTGATTTGGAAGGCAAAATTTACGCGGGCCGCGCTTTGCGTTATCCCGGTGACACCAACACGGCTTATGATCCCGCCGGCCATGCCTTAATTTGCGTGCTGGGCAACTACGAAATCCAATATCCCAGCAAACGCCAGCGCGAAGCGGTGATTGATCTGTTTACATGGCTGTGCTGGCGTTATCAAATTTCACCGGAAACAATCAAGGGACACAAGGATGTGGCAGAAGGAACGGTTTGCCCGGGGGAAAACTTGTATGTTTATCTCACGACCGGTGAATTGAAAAAAGAGACGACGCGCCGCCTGCAACGCCTGCAAGCCCGCCATGTCGATGATGAACAGGCGAAGTAG
- a CDS encoding glycoside hydrolase family 9 — MLNTWDAICAQGQDKTIYLRANQIGYLPEDEKIALAFSHQALPKARFEIIDAASGKRVWGPQKLESNAGAYGNFAHHYRLDFTAFRQTGRYKLRLTGTTFESLPFNLGPDAYAHHHELLLAYMRQQRCGYNPFLDEVCHQKDGRTMYGPMPDSTFIDVSGGWHDAGDYLRYLMTSGNAVCRLLFSYRENKGKFKDEYDALGHPWPNGIPDILDEAKWGLDWMLKMHPASDQLFHQVADDRDHMGWDMPYQDTSDYGWGPGSYRVVYYATGKPQGLGQYQNTSTGIANLAGRYAAAMAMAADIWKSDLCDSAFAAQCLKAGREVYEMGKQQPGSCEGVPCRAPYRYYENTWADDMEWGAAEMFKVTRVASYLDDAKNFARLINTTSWMGADTANHYEYYPYVNLGHYALYPLVDKALQDTLAGYYRHGLEGVLRRAQQNPYRMGVPFIWCSFNLVTDFIAHGLAYEKMTGDTKYHQFILENRDWLLGRNPWGISAFVGIPPEGGNTPQFPHSVIADKTGREITGGLNDGPVYTSIFKSLKGIRLTREDPYAAFQSDLVVYHDDRWDYSTNEPIMDGTANASFFMAHFAK, encoded by the coding sequence ATGCTGAATACTTGGGATGCCATCTGCGCTCAAGGACAGGACAAAACCATTTACCTCCGCGCCAATCAAATCGGTTATCTGCCCGAGGATGAAAAAATCGCCCTTGCCTTTTCGCATCAAGCTTTGCCAAAGGCGCGTTTTGAGATCATCGATGCCGCCTCCGGCAAGCGCGTTTGGGGTCCGCAGAAACTGGAAAGCAACGCGGGCGCTTACGGCAATTTTGCGCATCATTATCGTTTGGATTTTACCGCGTTTCGCCAAACCGGCCGTTATAAATTGCGCCTCACGGGCACGACGTTTGAATCTCTCCCGTTCAACCTCGGCCCGGATGCTTACGCGCATCATCACGAGCTGTTGCTCGCCTACATGCGGCAGCAGCGCTGCGGTTATAATCCTTTTCTCGACGAAGTGTGTCACCAGAAAGACGGCCGCACCATGTATGGCCCGATGCCTGACAGCACGTTCATTGACGTGAGCGGCGGCTGGCACGATGCCGGCGATTATTTGCGGTATTTGATGACTTCCGGAAATGCCGTTTGCCGCTTGCTTTTTTCGTATCGCGAGAACAAGGGAAAATTCAAAGACGAATATGATGCCCTCGGCCATCCGTGGCCCAACGGCATCCCCGATATTCTCGATGAAGCCAAATGGGGATTGGATTGGATGCTGAAAATGCATCCCGCATCCGATCAGCTCTTTCATCAAGTCGCGGATGATCGTGATCACATGGGCTGGGACATGCCTTATCAAGACACCTCGGATTATGGCTGGGGGCCGGGCAGTTATCGCGTGGTCTATTACGCTACGGGAAAACCGCAAGGCTTGGGACAATATCAAAACACCTCCACCGGAATTGCCAATCTCGCCGGCCGTTACGCTGCCGCGATGGCGATGGCTGCGGATATTTGGAAAAGCGATTTGTGTGATTCCGCTTTTGCGGCGCAATGCCTCAAAGCCGGCAGAGAAGTTTATGAAATGGGCAAGCAGCAACCCGGCTCGTGCGAAGGCGTGCCCTGCCGCGCGCCCTATCGTTATTACGAAAACACCTGGGCGGATGACATGGAATGGGGCGCCGCAGAAATGTTCAAGGTGACGCGCGTCGCTTCCTATCTCGACGATGCAAAGAATTTTGCGCGCCTGATCAACACCACCTCGTGGATGGGCGCGGATACCGCCAATCACTACGAGTATTATCCTTACGTCAACCTTGGCCATTACGCCTTGTATCCGCTGGTGGACAAAGCATTGCAAGACACGCTCGCCGGTTATTATCGCCACGGTCTCGAGGGCGTTCTGCGGCGCGCTCAACAAAATCCCTATCGCATGGGCGTGCCGTTCATTTGGTGTTCCTTCAATTTAGTCACGGATTTCATTGCGCACGGCTTGGCTTATGAAAAGATGACGGGCGATACGAAGTATCATCAATTCATTCTCGAGAACCGTGATTGGCTGCTCGGTCGCAATCCCTGGGGCATTAGCGCATTTGTCGGCATTCCTCCGGAAGGCGGAAACACGCCGCAATTTCCGCACAGTGTGATTGCAGACAAAACCGGACGCGAAATCACCGGAGGATTGAACGACGGGCCGGTGTATACCAGCATTTTCAAAAGCCTTAAAGGCATTCGCCTCACGCGCGAAGATCCTTATGCCGCATTTCAATCCGATCTTGTAGTTTATCACGATGATCGTTGGGATTATTCCACCAACGAACCAATTATGGACGGTACTGCCAACGCTTCGTTTTTCATGGCACATTTTGCAAAATAG
- a CDS encoding pyridoxal phosphate-dependent aminotransferase yields MSVQRLANIPGFSIDRVAAAAGDDPEVLRMENLDTDLTPTAGALAATIVAIGRDEDNSYLPFLGKIALREAVAQHLNRQTKNHYGVENVVITAGGTEGMFDVLLATTDNGDEVVLTDPTYAGMIYRVRLAGGVPRLVPFVAQKNEWRLDLEALRAAVTNKTRALFIMNPAMPCGAVLHAEDWKSLAEICHQHNLWLIYNAAMERILFDQRPFLHPAALPGMAERTITIGSVSKEFRMIGWRLGWVVGPHAIMNDIARVHIYNVVTPTGIAQAGALAALQASLNDLQACVAEWQRRRNVVNEQLEKFAMISAAGGWSQLLNVKELGYDSFTASKLLLEKGKIAATPMRDWGEKNGDAFVRLVFSNEPVERLATLRDRVNRALA; encoded by the coding sequence ATGTCCGTACAAAGGCTTGCAAACATTCCAGGATTTTCCATTGATCGCGTTGCCGCCGCTGCCGGAGATGATCCGGAGGTTTTGCGCATGGAAAATTTGGATACTGATCTCACACCGACGGCAGGCGCGCTGGCTGCCACGATCGTTGCGATTGGCCGCGACGAGGACAACAGTTATTTGCCCTTCCTTGGAAAAATCGCATTGCGCGAGGCGGTGGCGCAGCATCTCAATCGGCAAACGAAAAATCATTATGGCGTTGAAAATGTCGTAATCACAGCCGGCGGCACCGAAGGCATGTTCGATGTGCTGCTCGCAACGACTGACAATGGCGATGAAGTTGTTTTGACCGATCCCACTTATGCCGGAATGATTTATCGCGTGCGCCTGGCGGGTGGTGTCCCCAGACTTGTGCCCTTTGTCGCGCAGAAGAACGAGTGGCGGCTGGATCTCGAGGCGCTGCGAGCAGCGGTTACCAACAAGACGCGAGCGCTCTTCATTATGAATCCTGCCATGCCTTGCGGCGCTGTTTTGCACGCCGAAGACTGGAAATCGCTGGCCGAGATTTGCCACCAGCACAATCTCTGGCTGATTTACAACGCGGCGATGGAGCGCATCTTGTTTGATCAACGGCCGTTCCTCCATCCCGCTGCGCTTCCGGGCATGGCCGAACGCACGATTACCATCGGTTCGGTATCGAAAGAATTTCGCATGATTGGCTGGCGCCTCGGTTGGGTGGTTGGGCCGCACGCGATTATGAACGACATTGCGCGCGTTCACATCTACAACGTGGTCACACCCACTGGCATTGCGCAGGCAGGCGCATTGGCCGCGCTGCAAGCATCGTTGAATGATTTGCAGGCTTGCGTCGCGGAATGGCAGCGCCGGCGCAATGTCGTTAACGAACAACTTGAAAAATTTGCCATGATCAGCGCCGCTGGTGGTTGGTCACAACTCTTGAATGTGAAAGAATTGGGTTATGATTCTTTCACCGCCTCGAAATTATTGTTGGAGAAAGGCAAGATCGCCGCAACGCCGATGCGCGATTGGGGTGAGAAAAACGGCGATGCGTTCGTGCGCCTGGTATTCAGCAATGAACCGGTGGAACGGCTTGCAACGTTGAGAGATCGTGTCAATCGCGCCTTGGCTTAA
- a CDS encoding class I SAM-dependent methyltransferase produces the protein MNESVLKFYEDFAGEYHLIFADWRKEVLRQGKVLDNLIRDQLGKTARTVLDCTCGIGTQAIGLASCGYGVHATDLSPTSIERARQEAQSFGVTLQFEVADLRVLDRHVTDLFDVVLSCDNALPHFLNNEDLSLAVDQMLARLRTGGLLIASIRDYDLAVQERKRPLAMTAPLPGQQASPDNSRPTLPRVFDDDDGRRIVFQVWDWSNDGRFYTLNHFIMKQRASEWKTTHLVTQYRALQRHELSEILRAAGFSEIHWHMPAESGFYQPLVTARKI, from the coding sequence ATGAATGAATCTGTACTAAAATTCTATGAAGATTTTGCCGGAGAATATCATCTCATCTTCGCCGATTGGCGCAAGGAAGTGTTGCGGCAAGGCAAAGTGCTGGACAATCTTATTCGAGATCAATTAGGCAAAACGGCCCGAACGGTTCTCGATTGCACTTGCGGCATTGGCACGCAAGCCATCGGCCTGGCTTCCTGCGGCTATGGGGTGCATGCCACAGATCTCAGCCCGACTTCGATCGAACGCGCCCGGCAAGAGGCGCAATCCTTCGGTGTGACATTACAGTTTGAAGTTGCAGATTTGCGCGTGCTCGATCGCCACGTAACAGATTTATTTGACGTTGTGCTTTCATGCGATAATGCCCTGCCCCATTTTTTAAATAATGAGGATTTATCTCTGGCAGTCGATCAAATGCTAGCGCGCTTGCGCACCGGCGGTTTGCTGATCGCGAGCATTCGCGATTATGATCTCGCTGTGCAAGAGCGGAAACGTCCTTTGGCGATGACCGCGCCTCTGCCCGGACAACAAGCTTCGCCGGACAACAGCCGTCCGACCTTGCCGCGCGTCTTTGACGATGACGACGGTCGTCGCATTGTTTTTCAAGTTTGGGATTGGTCGAATGATGGGCGTTTCTATACACTCAATCATTTTATTATGAAGCAGCGTGCCAGCGAATGGAAGACGACTCATCTCGTCACCCAATACCGTGCGCTGCAACGCCATGAGTTGAGTGAGATTTTGCGCGCCGCCGGTTTTTCGGAGATTCACTGGCACATGCCGGCCGAGAGCGGCTTTTATCAACCGCTGGTAACGGCTCGTAAGATTTAA
- a CDS encoding SDR family oxidoreductase, producing MNFENKVVIITGGTGGLGRAVTAAFLQAGAKVVATYTRESEFDALKSNVTTHVTALTGVKTNVVEEASVQALVQKAAKLGRIDILVNLVGSFLGGVPVVDMTLTQWDNIINLNLKSAFLCCKHVMPVMQQQRSGRIINIGSQGGLHGGDGISAYGAAKAGLINFTKSLAAEGKGFGISANTVVPGNLDTPANRQAMPNADFTKWVSPQALAQVILFLASEEASAITGAVIPVSGRY from the coding sequence ATGAACTTCGAAAACAAAGTCGTTATCATCACCGGCGGCACGGGCGGTCTCGGCCGCGCCGTGACTGCCGCGTTTTTACAGGCAGGGGCGAAGGTTGTTGCCACATACACTCGTGAATCCGAATTTGACGCGCTCAAATCAAACGTCACAACGCACGTCACGGCATTGACCGGCGTCAAAACGAATGTCGTGGAAGAAGCGAGCGTGCAAGCGCTGGTGCAGAAGGCTGCAAAGCTTGGCCGCATTGACATTTTGGTCAATCTCGTTGGCAGCTTTTTAGGCGGCGTGCCGGTTGTCGATATGACTCTTACGCAATGGGATAACATCATCAATCTGAATTTGAAATCAGCATTTTTGTGTTGTAAGCATGTGATGCCGGTGATGCAGCAGCAACGCTCCGGCCGCATTATAAATATCGGCTCGCAGGGCGGATTGCACGGTGGTGATGGCATATCCGCCTACGGCGCCGCAAAAGCAGGGCTCATCAATTTCACAAAATCTTTGGCAGCGGAGGGCAAAGGCTTTGGTATCAGCGCGAATACCGTGGTTCCCGGCAACCTCGACACGCCGGCAAATCGTCAAGCCATGCCGAATGCCGATTTTACGAAATGGGTGTCACCGCAGGCGCTGGCGCAAGTGATTTTGTTCCTAGCTTCTGAGGAAGCGAGCGCAATCACCGGCGCCGTGATTCCAGTGTCCGGCAGATATTGA